A stretch of DNA from Hippopotamus amphibius kiboko isolate mHipAmp2 chromosome 5, mHipAmp2.hap2, whole genome shotgun sequence:
CAAGTGGCCATGCGCGTGCCCGCCGTCCCCACCCCGCTGCCCGCTGGGGGTCAGCCTCATCACTGACGGCTGCGAGTGCTGCAAGATGTGCGCTCAGCAGCTCGGGGACCCCTGCACGGAGGCTGCCGTCTGTGACCCCCACCGGGGCCTCTACTGCGACTACAGTGGGGACCGCCCGAGGTACGCAGTAGGAGTGTGTGCACGTAAGTGAGACCCCCTCACCGTCTGGCCAGCCCCCCGCACCCCCAGCTCTGGCCCATGCTCCCCCCCCCATAGCCCTTCTTCTGGCCTGGCTCCAGGTCTGCAGGAAGTACGCACCCCTCTCCAGCCCAGGCTGTAATTAGAGGCCAGACGCTGGGCCCtccctgaggagggagggaggctacATTTCTCTTGCATCCAGAACCTGGCTATCTTCTCTGTCCTCCATCCATGGATGAGTCCAGGGAAGAAGGATCCACCAGGAAAGACCTTAGCCTGGTTCGGTTCTCTCAGGGGTAGAACTCTTTGCTGGATGTCCATGACCTCCtaggggcaccaagaccctgcagAGCTCCAGATAGTTCAGCAATAgtataaattaaaatcatatggttttaaaacatttagtAGCCTTAAAAGAACAAACAGCAGCAGCCTGGAAGCATCCCTTCCTACCATCCGCCCGCGTTCCTCTTGTTACTATGGTCACTTTTAACTTTTCAGCCCTTTCTTCTGGTAGTTGCAACTATTCAATACAACTATTCAATTCATTATCCACGATCCATATTTATTGGCCTAAAATATTGATTGTGGATAATCTACAAATGATACTATATGATAGCTGATGACTTAGCTCCTTAATACCACCTGTCATCTCCCCCAGCTTCCAATATCATTGCCATATTTTTGGTTATAAACCACGATTtaaccactatttacaatactaGGACTGTGTAAATGTTCTTTGCTGCAACTGAGATAGTGTACTTGTTTGAATTTCCTTTATTATGAACTCTTGTTTTTCCTGGGGTTTCTATTTGCCTTTGATTTTTCTTCAGTATTGGTCTTTATAATAGCCCCATGCTGGGGGAGAAGCTGTTGTTGCTTGTTGTTTGCTCTTCACAGGATTCTACCGTTTCCTTTGTTGTTCCCAGAGACCTCCTTTCTGGGACTTTCTGGTCTCCTGCTTCTATCTGGACTGGCATTCACTTAGCTTGAATCATCTAAGTATTTATTCAAGATACAAGACCCAGCATGATGAAAAGAGGTAACTAGGCATCACGATGCAGCACCctaacttctaaaaatttacACAAAGCCTCCTAAACCCAAGAGCTCCTTTCTTCCCTTAATGCTGTATTAAACTTTCCCCATAACTGTGACTCTAATACACTCCATTGCATACCCACACACAGCAGACTTTCTCATCCTCAGTTAACCCAGTATATTCCCTGAAGTGATGCGGGTTATGCACAGAATTTCAAGTCAAGACAATCATGGTTAACTTATGAGCACCTTCTGCTCTTTTGACATTAGTTCACGCTTCAACTTTCACACCAAGTCATCTGTCTTTAGCGTTCCAAGTAACCACCATTGATTCCGccatctttccatttttcccccttttactgAGACTCATTCCCAGAGCAGCCCCACAAAACAAAGAGAACTTGCAGATTCCATCTGCATGGAAACAAAGTTCAAAAAGAACTTGCAGATTCTATCTGCATAGAATCATCTGACGTGTTGGTTAAAAATGTTattcctcagccccaccccagacttacTCACTCAAATTCTCTGAGTGCAGAGGGGAATCTCCAACTTAACCAGCTCCTTGGGTGATTCTCATGCTCAGGTTTGAGGCTGACTGCTAATGTATATAGTCACTCACATACTCTCTCCCAGTACCCAGGTAAGGAAACCAGGCTGAGCTTTCCTGCACTAGAATCCTCTCCATCTTCTGTCTCATCATTGCTTTCCCCCTTTACAGCTGTTCTTCAGGGTCATTAAAAGGTAATTCATTGTGACTATACGAATCTCTAAAGTTGCACTGACACCTCACAACATGCCAGGCACCACAACTTTATAGACATTCTCTCATGGACTCATAGACCGTACAGACCCTGGATCTGCCTATTGTGCCTGCCTTTACCACCAGGGAACTGGAAAATCACCTTCCCATCCACCCCGACTCCTATCTCTTTGCATGCCAGGTCCTGCCTTCACTCAGCTCTCCTTCGTCATGAGTCTCTGTCTATTCCCATTCCTTGTATTTGAAAAGAAGGCTGTGGTTTTCAGGAGACAGTAATAAGTACTACACTTACCAAGGGTTCTCTGGTCACATAGGTCTACAGACATTGGAATAAATAAGGTTCACCAAGTGAAACAGAACTTTTCAGGGGTTTTAAATGTTCATGTCCATGGTCGAATTCCAAAAAGAGAGTTATCATAAGAAGATATTGAGTcatcatgtttcttttcaaacttaTTTGTACAGTGAACTCTTTCACCCAGGCAGACTTTTACCCAATCACCCACTCAccccatctcacacacacacacacacatacacaaattcaCCAGTGTTCTACTGAACATCTTCCCAGAAATGTTGCCATAGTGTCTGAATTCATGAGACCCTAATGCAAGAAAGAAGTGAATCCAGGGTCTGAAAACTATAGAGAGGAAGACCCTTCAGggccagagaggaaagagaaagaagagttcCGCCACACAGACAATCCGTCAGCAAATGGCCAACAGTCAATGGATGATGCCCAGGACAGGCTAAATCTCTCCTTAGAGGTGTGCATGTAATTAAGCCAGGACAAGGTAATAAAAATGAGCAGTTGCAACACTGGCATAAATAACTCAAAGATGGGATCATGGGActacagcaaactagtgaatgcAAGATTTGGCCACTGAGGCCAGGCAGAAAAGTGAGCTTGGTCTGATCCAGTCTGCTCAGTTTTCAAGAGAATCCTGAAAGAAATCCAGATTTGTGTATGATTTGTAAATGTTGGCAACacattcaaacatttttttaaaaaacaatccagGGGCCAAACTAAATACATCTGTGGGCAGAGAGTGACCTCTGAATTAAACTGTTTGGCTATTTTGGTTGTACAAACACGATTCTGCATTCAATGCAGCTGGGTCAGGCTTGAGGGTTGTGTGGTTTGCTGGAAGGATCATGACATTTACAGGCAGACAGACTTGAGTTTTGCATCCTGGCTTTGCTACTTGCTGGCTACGTGACCTTGGGCACGTTGTCTTAAGGAGCTTGATTGGACCAGCTTCGTGTGGTGGTTGAGGCTAAACAAAGGATTTCATTAGAGCCTAAAATGTGATCGGCTGCTCTTGGTGACTGTCTCATGCGCTTCAACTTTTCTTTGTAGAAGTCATCTTAGCCTCATCCACAGTCATCCTCAGAGTttgggggcagggctggttccAAGCTCAAACTGCCCAGGAAGGAGTAGAAAACCTGGTGTTGGGAGCTAAACAACCTAAGTTCAAACCCCAGCACCATAACTAACTAGTACAATGGTTTTAGGAAAGCTGCTTAacctttttaaatgtcaatttcctCATTAAGGAAAATGTAACAATTAACAACCACCTCTCTGAGTGGCTGGAATGTCCAGTGCCTGATACATGGTAGAAGCCCCATACAGAGTAGGGCTTACCCCACCtgacatccatccatccatccatccactgatTTATTCACACGGTGAACACAGGTTAGTGCCAATAAGCGATGGGGTTACAACAAGGCATGGCCCACTGTCCCAGCTCCCAGGCAACTGACTCCACCGGGGTGGGGCAAGGGAGTGAAGGTCTAGATGGCACAGCAAGACAACTTTAGTTCCTGGAAGTCCGTCAACAAGAGGAAAGCTCACCAGTTCATGCCTGGGCTTGCAAGTCTGAGTGGTGAAGGAAACTCAGTCAACTTTCTCATCTAGCCAGGAGCTGGTCCTTCAATGAATTAGAAAGAAATCGAAAAGGAAGGAGTGCCAGAATCCGCTGATGGGACTATCCACAGCTGTCACGTACCATCCAtcccttgcccccacccccaaacctcctAGGAGACTGTGAACAACTCCTAGAGGCAAAGGTTCCCAAACCTGGCTGCAAACTAGATTCACCTGGGGAGCTACCaagggcaaaaaaataaaaataccgaAGCTTAGGTCCACTCTCATATACTGGGGCATGGTGTGggcatcaaaattttaaagagccccccacccccggggtgCCCCTGTGCAACAGATGATAAGAACCACTGTGCTAGCGGCTCCCAACGCCCGGCACTGCTCTCTCCACCCAAAGTTCCTACACACGGGGCAGAGACTGGCTTCAGCAactcccctcttccccccccaccaacacacaggggcacacgcatgcacacacactcccTAGAGCGAGAGGGCTCCACCAGGGCTGACTCAGAACACAAAGATGAGTGATTCACCCAGTGCTtcctctgctttgttttgttttcctatttccctGCCTTTATGAGTGTCTGGTGGAAGGAAATGGATGGTGGAGTCAGAGCCCTGGGGGCTTGGGGCGCAGCTCCATCAgtcaccagctgggtgaccttgagcagatGAACCATtgttctcccacctcccagctcccctctctgccaaaggaagaaaacaaagctcCCCTAGGGCAGTCACTGTGAGGACTGCATGAGATAACATATCAGATGATGCCTGGCTCCAGATGAGACAGGCAATATGTGTTAGTGCCTCTCCTCTCTGTACCTCCTCCAGCACAATGACCTCCCAGGAAAACCAGCAGTCACCCCAACATTCCCACAGGCTGCGATCCACCCCCCACTACTCTGCTGAGCTGAGCTCTGTGATCTTAGGGGCATGATTCAATCTCGCTGAGACTCAGGTTTGCTGTAGGGGAAAATACAGGTGATGATGTGGTACCATTTCCTTATGGGATGAAATCGGCAATGCAAGGAAGCCTAACGTAAAGCAGGTCAGGTGACCAAGAACCTTCACTCCTGTTAGATAcagggatgatgatgatggcggtGATGAGTCACCTTCAGGTGAATCCAGGAGGCAAGCTGGAACTATTGGCAGACTAGCCTTCCTCGGGTGAACGCCCTTGCTGCCCTGAACTGGGCTCTCTGCCTGCACTTCCAGACACTGTCCTCCAGGCAGGACTGACATCAAGGGTGGGAATGCTGGAGGGGGCCCAGCAAGCCCAGATCTCTCCTGGAACTCCAGGCTTGCAGAACCAGCCCCACACAGCCACTCTGATGTCAAGCTGGCATCTCTTCTCTAATGAGGAACTTGAGTTCACCCACCCCAACCTTGTTCCTCTGAGGACAGAGCGTCCCTCTCCTTCCAGGGCTCAGAACACAGAACTACGAGTCCTTCTTCACACTTCTCCGGTCATCCTCGCATCCCATCTGTCAGCAAGTCCTTCCAAATATACtcagaagctgagccttctcctgGCTGTCCCTCCCTGGTCCAtgcaccaccaccacctcttACCTGGATTCCTGGCGTGGCCTCCTGATGCCACCTGTACCCCATCGATCTGTTCTCAATCCAGCACTACGAGTGTTTTCATGAAGCATAATTCTTATCATTGATTTAACAGTTActcattgagcacttactgtgtgtcagcCTCAGTTCTAGACTCTAAGAGCTTTGTATTTTCCTCTgagcctccagggaagcccccctcacCTCatctcctgccccctgcccttccctctcccctccctgccctgccctctcccacATCGCAGGCTGCTCCCACCTGGAAGgctcctcccccagcacctgggCAGCTCTCCtcctcaactccctcccatctTTGCTGAAGCATCATCACCTCTGAGAGGCCTTGCCTGTCACCTTATTTAAATCTGCAACACGCTCCCGCCCTCCCAAGTCCCATCAACATTCTAGAGGATCTACTGTCCTTCCTCTGACCCCCGCTACAATGTAAGCTTTTCGAGGGCACAGCTTTTGTGTCCTTGCTCCACTGCTAAATCCGCAGCATTAGAACACTCCACAAATATGCATAGAATGAACCCAGTCTTTGTTTCAAAGTGTTCCAATTCGCTTTACATCACCATCGCCCGGCTCAGAACCATGGCCTAGAGGCAGATACCTGACAGGACCAGGCTTTGGGCCACTTGCTGGGACAGGACAACGGGCTGGCCGCAGGGTCCCTGTCTCGGCCATGCTGGAGCCTCTCGCCCCGCGTCCAGCCCTCCAGACTGGCACTGGGTGTTTCTCCGCGCGTGAAAAGAAGCCGCGGTCCCTCCGCTCATGTCTCACCAGACTCCCCACGAGAGTCTGGGCCCAAGGGCTTCGCAGGGCTCTGCCTCGGCCCTCGGCGCCTCCCCAAAGATGGGAACACAGAGGGATGGGAGTGGGGCGTGGTCCAGCGATGGGGGGGGCTGTCCTGCAGGGGGCCGCCGGAGCCCACCAGCCTGACCCTGGGCGCCTGTGTCCGCAGAGGTGGTCGGCGTGGGCTGCGTGCTGGACGGGGTGCGCTACAACAACGGCCAGTCCTTCCAGCCCAACTGCAAGTACAACTGCACGTGCGTGGGCGGCGCGGTGGGCTGCACGCCGCTGTGTCTCCGCGCGCGCCCCCCGCGCCTCTGGTGCCGCCACCCCCGGCGGGTGAGGCTGCCCGGCCGCTGCTGCGAGCAGTGGGTGTGCGACGACGACGCCAGGAGGCCCCGCAAGCCTGCGCCGCGCCACACCGGCGCCTTCGGTGGGTGTGgggcgcggggaggggcgggccccgggggtggggggaaggaccCTCCCGGAACTTTGGCCTCCCACTTGTGATTGACAGGAGCCCCCCTCCCATTTCCCGGTCCACAACCCGGGagtggtgtgaccttgggaaagtcacatCTCCTCCGGGACCCTGTTTCTCCATAGGTAAAATGGAAATAGGACCACCTGTCCACCTGTCCTATGGGATCCTCCATGCATAAAAGGAGGAAGTGCTTTGtagagaagaaagcagaaacaTGCGGTTCCTTATTCTCCTACTTAAGCAATtaagaggggaggggtggagatggGGGAAGGATGGCTGTGTGGGTACCCTGGAGGAGAGGCTTGAGCAGCAGGTGGAAGGACAGCGAGGAAGTGGATGGCTCCCTGCTCACTATGGGGGATGGGTGGACAGGTGAGGCTTCAGCTAGGCAAGCCAGACCAGAGGAAGCTCCAGAAATGAGGATGAGGACAGGCCTGTTTGTTTCACCCACAGCTCACCCGAGCCTAGCCTATGCCGGACATTTAGCAGGTACCAAATCAATGTTCATTAtgtagatggatgaatggatggatggatgagtggatggatgaatagatagatggatgggcTGAGGAGACCTGAACTGGGGCAGTTGGAGCAGAGGTATCAAGGAAGGGACAGATGCAAGAGGAACTGAACAAGTGAAACGGAAGGTCTTGGCATCCATACAGTGtgtggggtggaggagagaggagtaACAGGGACTACTGGGGCTCGTCATTACCTGGGACAGAATGCAGGGAGTACTTTGGAGAGAAGATCTCCCTTGTTGGAGACGGGTTGAGCTTGAGGCTGGGTGCCCTGCCTGTGCGATCACCCGGAGGAGCGTCCTGTGGGGGCAGCATTGGAGGAGGGAGATGAGGCAGGGAGCTCTGGAAGTCTCCCGCCTGGAGCTGCTGCTGACCTGGGGGAAGGTGTAGAGTGAGGGGGGTGCATGGGGCAGAGGTCTGGGGGCCTGATGTTTGAGGGAGGACCAAAGAAGAGGAGGCCGAGGGGGAGACCGAGAAGGGGATCCAGGGATGTAATAGGAAAACCAGGAGCGTCTGATGACACGGAAGACAGCAGATGAGGACACTTCTAGAAGGAGAGTGTCCACCAGGCAAGTGGAATGAGGGAGTGAAGAAATGGCAGTGGAGTTTGGGTGTTCTGAGGtattggtgattttttaaaaattataagtgcATGAGACTGCTCAGGGAGATCGTGTAGAGCAGGGTGTCTCAACCTTGGTTCTGACAGCATTTTGGACAGGATCGCTCTTAGtggagggggctgtcctgtgctttGTAGGAGGTTTACATCTGGCCTCCACCTACTAGGTGCCAGTAGCACCCTCCTGCCAAATAGTAACAGCCAAAAATACTTCCAGACATCACTGCTTGTGACCTGGGGGGCAGAATTGCCTCGATGGAGGACCACTGATGTGGCCCTGAAACACCACCATTTAAGGTGTGAGAGACAATGGagctgagaaagacaaatccaAGAGGCAGGACGGAGACGGGAGAAAGAGGGTTTCAGAAGCCAAGTGAGAAGGTATCTCAGAGAACAGACtggacaggagaggggaggggagaggaggagagaggagggtgtAAAGGCCAGACAATAGAGACCTGTCCCCAGGCTGCCCGCCCCCAGGGGTctgactgaaccaggaaggaggGTGGTCCCCCACCTCCTTCAGTTCAAGGATGCACAGCCTCTCTGAACGGGGCTTGGGGTACCCCACCCGGGCTGAGCAGCCCCCTGAAGCAGCAGTCTCCTGCCCACGAAGGAGGTAGCAGGGGAAGCTCTGTCCCCCGCAGGCCTCCCAGGGCACAGCCACAGGAGGGTCacagggtgggggagtgggggagcagTTGTCTGCCCATTGTGTCATTGTGTGTGGCCCAGTGACCCCATTCTGACCGAGCACAAGCAGAGCCCCTGCCGAGTGGGTGACCCAGAAACTAAAGCCCTTTCATCCTTCTAAGCAAATCCCTCCCTgccgcgcccctccccccagcagccccagctcaTCCTAGCCCCGCCTCTCCTCTCTTCTGTCCCCAGAgggctctcttttctttcttctatctcTTCCATTCTCTTCTCTCACTGGTTCATCCctgcattcattcatctgtctccCCTGCACACCTGCTATCTCTTCCTGTTCCTCTCTCTGgcttctgtgcatgtgtgtgtcagaTCGGACTGGCTTCCCCTTTGGGTCTTTCTCGTGTGTGTCTTGTTCCATCTTGCTGTGAGATCTCTCCCTGGTCTTACTGGCCTTTTACCTACCTTCATCTCTAGGTCACTCCATTTTCCATGTTCTAGATGCCAGGATACACGCGTTGATAGAACCAGCCAAGAGTTGGGGTTCGGTTCACACGTACTGAGGACTTCCTAAGGGCCAGGGACAGCTTGAGCCCTGTCACGGGCATGAACTCATCTTTTCTGTCCACAGccagggacaggagggagggggatgcTACTGTCAACCCTTCTTACAGGTGGGGAGCCTGCAGCACAGAGGTGAGAGCTAGCTTATTGGAAGCTATCCAGCTACTAAGTGGCCACGCTCAGACCTGAACCCAGGCAATTTGCCTCTGAAACCTGTGTGTCCCCTTAATCACGGTGCCCTCGGCATCACCCAGATGAAATACTAGTACTACAATGCAGGCACTTCCTTTTGACCTTCCCCACATAATGTAATCTCTGCAGGGGCAGGAACAGTGTCTTGTAACCTTTTATTCCCAGCACCTTGCAGGTGCCTGATGGGTACTCAGTCAATATCTGGACCCTTTTATTGCCATAAAGCCCCGCAAGGCAGATGTTAATGTTCCAGTGGAGAGCCAGAGGTCCAAAGTGGGTTGTCTAGAATCACACAGCCCGTAGGTGGTCGAGCAGGAATTAAACTCATGTCCACCTGCCTCTAAAGATGGTCCTCCCTCCGGAGAGGTATAAGGAGCTCAGAACAAGTCCTCCTCTCCCTAGGAACCCAGGCGCTGGTTAGAAGCCAACTTGCCCTCCTCTGCTGAGAGGCAgcccacctctctcctctctgaggTTCAGGGACCCCAGCCCTTAGGGTGGTGATGGCGGGAATTGGGGGCTGACAGAGACTGGAAACTCATGGGGCATCTGGTCCCCATCCGCAGCAGCCACCGATGAGATAGAGCCGTGGCACAGGAACTGCATAGCCTACAccagcccctggagcccctgCTCCACCAGCTGCGGCCTGGGGGTCTCCACCCGCATCTCCAATGTCAATGGCCGGTGCTGGCCTGAGCAAGAGAGCCGCCTCTGCAACCTGCGGCCGTGTGACGTGGACCTCCGGCCACACATCAAGGTGGGTCCACCTCCCAGGGTGGGGCAGGCATCTGGGACGTAACAGACAAGCCTGGCTTTGAGCCCGGCTCCTGATCTTCCTCATGGGGGCCGTTTGTATAATAATTACGCCCACATTGTGGAAGTTATTTGGGATAACATGTGTCACTGGGTTTGTGGGTTGTGAGTTTCACTCAATGGACGTGGTAACCACCTTAGCAGAATCAAGGTCACTCTGGAGAGAATCCAGGGATCCTCAGAAGTGCTCTCCAGTGATTCCGAGGGACCCTAACTGATTGCTCCTGGGCAAGCCCTCACCTGCGTGCACAGTCATGACAGCCACACCAGGGGGTAGGGGGCAACAGGGCTCAGGATGGCTGGAGTTAAATGTCCATCTCCTGCTGATTGCATGTGACCGTGGCCAATCTCCTTGCGTCTCTGAGCTCCAGTCCCCTCACTGGTAAAATACCAGAATTGATCTCAGATATCCCTTCCAGCTTTGAGAGtcaaagataattaaaataaaggaTCAAGGATGTAGCGGCCACAGTAGACTAAGACCTGATCCTTGAAATTAGACCCTATCTGATTTGCTTAACTCAGGACCTCCTTGGTTATGCCTTAGGACTGGTCATCTGCCTTGGTgtcaagtgaaaaataaagagaaagaaaaactcaaCACTGATTCCATTTGGGGAGCACTGATGGTTTCTTGGGGATGCTGAGGAGGGGGTTGCCCAGCAGACAAGACAACCTAGCTTCCCACAAGTCCTCCTCTTGTCTCTGCTTGCTCTCTGATTCTTTGGTCCTACTAGCCTTTGTATTCTTGGTTCTTGGTACTCAGCAGACATCCCCTAACTGAAAGCATGAAAGGAAGTTTACCAGCAACAGGAAAAACGGGAGCAGAGTCCTAAGCTGGGTGAATGCATGGTGCATGCGAGGTAGAGGAGGGTTTACCACCAAGCTAATTTACGTCCGTTGCTGTTGGCTCGTGCTTTCCATCCAGGTTCATTTCCATAATTATGTGTCTGAGATGGTCTCAGACTGTACAAGCTCAGGCCCCACATCACTTGGATCTGCTCTGACCCTGTTTCTGGCATAGTGCCAGTACATAGGATACCCCGACAACCAATTATTCAGTGAGCTTAGAAAGTGcctactgtgtcccaggcacAGAATTAAACAGTAGGGACCCCGAAAGAGCCCCACTCTCAAGTGGCCCACAGCTCCATGCAGACAGAGCTCCCTCTAAATAATGCCCATCCAGTTGAATAAGTTGCATGGTAAGGGTGTGTGTGAGAGTctgtgggaggcagaggaggaggagtttAGGGTAAAATGCATCCTCCAATCATGGGGGCCATGATGTTTCTGCCCCTAACCAGCAGGGGGCGCTTGGTTGGCTGAAGGAGCCACAAAGGCATCCTGTGCTGGTGAAACTGACCAGGGACTGGGCTTTGGCAAggcagaaaaagggaaagaaggaaaattgcaGGTTGAGAGGTGCCACCGCAGCAAGGCAGTCCCTTTCTGTGCTCGTAATATGGCTTTCCTCCCATATAATACGGCTGGGTCTCCCCGTATTTGGGTGGTCCTTCCTAGTTTGTAGATGTTGCAAATCAGAAAATAAGGTGGGGTGTCTAGTGAGTGAAAAGAGAAGAACTGAGAGCTTGGAGGGAGGAAAGTGGTTGTTGACCCTCTGAACATCTCAACTGAAACCTTCTTTCCTGCAGGAAGGGAAGAAGTGTCTGGCTGTGTACCAGCCAGAAGCACCCGTGAACTTTACGCTGGCCGGCTGCACCAGCACACGCTCCTACCGGCCTAAGTACTGTGGGGTCTGCACGGACAACAGGTGCTGCATCCCCTACAAGTCCAAGACCGTCGATGTCTCCTTCCAATGTCCCGACGGGCCTGGCTTCTCCCGCCAGGCCCTGTGGATTAATGCTTGCTTCTGCAATCTGAGCTGTCGGAATCCCAATGATATTTTTGCTGACTTGGACTCCTACCCTGACTTCTCAGAAATTGCCAATTAGGCAGGCACCAAACACGGGCTTGAGGCCTGGCCCTGTGCTTATAAAGCAGCCAGCCTTCTGAGGCCCACACTGAGCCTTCTTTGGTCCACTTCCCACTCTTTTCTAATTACCAGGATCCAGACCCGTGGCCCCCTTTCCTGTCTCCAACCACCCAAAGCCCCTGTCGTGGTGCCTCTCAAGCCCAGACAATGGGTCCTCTCCCTGGCAGCATCCTGCACACACTCCAAAGAAAGTGCCTGTCTTCAGCTGTCCTGGACAACACCCAAGCCTGATCCAGCCTGAGTCACTGAAGTCCTGCTGGATCTTGCCCGAGTCCCCAGGAACAGAATCAGCTAgacattcaacatcactaattctttcTTTAGATACCAAACCACAAAACTCTCTGGGTTCACTCAGCAGGATAGATGGGATTTAGGACAGTGGACCAGTCCATTATTTAGGCCCTGCCAAGAAGTACTCTAATCAACAGTTTTGACCACCACACACCAAAGAATCTCTCATCCCAAAGATCTGTGCCTCCCAAGGTCACCCAACATTTGCCAAGTGAGGTGAATGGTTGtttggctttgatttttttaatggacaatTGTATCCATTAATCCGGGCATCGTCGAGGTTAAGTTTCTCTTCACCCCTGCACTGTGAAGGGTGTACGTTGGGTTCATGCCATTGGGTTCCCTTCTTGCAGAAATGCAAGATGataaacttccttctttttcctgggTGAAGTCCCTAGTCAACACTGCTGGGTCAGAGCAAGGTCAGCCAAGTTTCAGAAGGAGCTATTGACCCCAGCACCGAATCTGCTGCTTGTGGACATGGCAGGGCGCTGGGCAATTGGCCAGGCTCCTCCTCACCTCTGGACCCTCTCCCTGCCTGGGGGCTCGTGGGAGTTGGTGGAGTCCCGTAGGGTGATGCCTCTGGCCCCGAGAGTGGTGACCCGTGACATTCCTCTGCATTTAGGGACCCTTGGGTCCAGGTCGAGTGAGGGTCAAACCAAGAGGTGGGTCCAGTGAGCGTAGCCTGGGACGGCAAGGGTCGCCGGGTCCAGGATACGTCTCTTTCTGCCTCGGTGCCCACTTCACAGACTGTGGGTCTACTGACCCAAAAGCCCAGTTCTGGTGCAAAGACGGAGGTATACCAGTTGTTTCAAAACAGAAGTCTATTTAACAgggatgaaaaactgaaagggtTTGAAGCTAttcaataaaaggaaaggaaagttgtTATTAATGGAAATgaggttattatttattttattagtaaagtataaatatttactgCTGTAATTCTTCTATTTGGTACCTTCTGTGTGTCAGACATTGTTCTCAGTGCTTTAGGTACACCATCACACGAGCT
This window harbors:
- the CCN4 gene encoding CCN family member 4, which gives rise to MSWFLPWTLVAVTAAAAVSSTPATALSPAPTAMGFTPAPLEDTSSRPQFCKWPCACPPSPPRCPLGVSLITDGCECCKMCAQQLGDPCTEAAVCDPHRGLYCDYSGDRPRYAVGVCAQVVGVGCVLDGVRYNNGQSFQPNCKYNCTCVGGAVGCTPLCLRARPPRLWCRHPRRVRLPGRCCEQWVCDDDARRPRKPAPRHTGAFAATDEIEPWHRNCIAYTSPWSPCSTSCGLGVSTRISNVNGRCWPEQESRLCNLRPCDVDLRPHIKEGKKCLAVYQPEAPVNFTLAGCTSTRSYRPKYCGVCTDNRCCIPYKSKTVDVSFQCPDGPGFSRQALWINACFCNLSCRNPNDIFADLDSYPDFSEIAN